The following are encoded together in the Pristiophorus japonicus isolate sPriJap1 unplaced genomic scaffold, sPriJap1.hap1 HAP1_SCAFFOLD_874, whole genome shotgun sequence genome:
- the cdca3 gene encoding cell division cycle-associated protein 3 translates to MGSSGSTCMETPVRVVYNKHLGNVLDPRSPTSGILRTPIEVLSGQSPSPGGAEAELVEEEDEDEFSDPLDPRSPTPGVVRTPLKPTMTDKFARLVKQLSGVFLGGEAEAEAEDLVSPVAEAGSDEGLPCSEDPVTELLECEEEEEEPAEAGPEPEGEASLPGPSPTRCPVPAAAAGGPRHTAQTLPRNPLLEEGPRVVKRKRVKPAGTALLVSGSGRSPLQLLRDDNSPNSILARRQVKKTLGLSETPSDPCPRNLLKLGRSCPYFQDKENNSYRLLAGELTLCPP, encoded by the exons ATGGGATCCTCGGGCAGCACCTGCATggagaccccagtgagagtcgtctACAACAAGCATCTCGGCAACGTTCTGGACCCCCGCTCCCCTACCAGCGGCATCCTGCGGACCCCCATCGAG GTTCTGTCCGGCCAGAGTCCCAGCCCCGGGGGAGCCGAGGCTGAATTAgtcgaggaggaagacgaggacgaGTTCTCCGACCCGCTGGACCCTCGATCGCCGACTCCCGGTGTCGTCCGCACACCTCTCAAGCCCACGATGACTG ACAAGTTTGCCAGGCTGGTGAAGCAGCTGAGTGGCGTGTTCCTCGGCGGGGAGGCGGAGGCAGAGGCCGAGGACCTGGTGAGCCCGGTGGCGGAGGCAGGCAGTGACGAGGGCCTGCCCTGCTCCGAGGATCCAGTCACCGAGCTGCTGGagtgcgaggaggaggaggaggagccggctGAGGCCGGGCCCGAGCCTGAGGGAGAGGCGTCGCTCCCCGGCCCGAGTCCCACCCGCTGCCCGGTGCCAGCTGCAGCCGCTGGCGGTCCGCGGCACACTGCCCAGACCCTGCCCCGTAACCCGCTGCTGGAGGAAG GCCCCAGGGTGGTGAAGCGGAAGCGGGTGAAGCCGGCGGGCACGGCGCTGTTGGTGTCGGGCAGCGGACGCTCACCCCTGCAGCTCCTGAGGGACGATAACTCCCCGAACTCCATCCTGGCTCGGCGACAG GTTAAGAAGACTCTGGGACTGTCGGAGACCCCCAGCGATCCCTGCCCCCGGAACCTGCTGAAACTGGGCCGAAGTTGTCCATACTTCCAGGACAAAGAGAACAACAGCTACCGACTGCTGGCCGGGGAACTGACTCTGTGTCCTCCCTGA